CCTACGGTTTCCTTGTGCATAGgggattcatttttttttactcatttctaaaaccatgaaaaaaataaagtggTGCAGATTTATTTGGTGGTCTTTAGACAAGAGATCCAATCATTTTCCTCCATAGATCTCTActataaggttttttttaCCGGTGATTATTAGTTAGGCGTTCAAATTGGCAAAATGTTTTTCAGTGTTTACAAAACTTGAAGAATAATTTAGGTTTCCATTTAAAATTCTTCCAATTAtccaaacaaaccaaaaagataaagagtACAGAAAGTATTCACAAGATCTTGATTCACAAAATCTCAAGATCTTAATTAGCTTTTTGACCCaaaaatataatctttttataGGGTCATTGTGATCCTAAGTATATGATAATTCTTTACATACATATGTGCATAGGGGCCGCGTGGGTTACTTGAACCAACAAATTAGCTCTCTTGTATTTGTATAAACCAAGCaatttttaaattctaaaattatattttgaaaagtgaaagaagataCACTTTTTACCAACCGAACAAGTCTAactgaaccaaaccaaaacttgAAGATGCGTATCCTAcatttgaatattatataaGAGAAATTGGTGGAAAATTATacgaaatttaaatttattgtaagtactattattatttggtAATCGGAAGTTCTGATCCATAGGCATCATGTAAATACTACAATAGTTAAATACGACcacatcaaaaccaaatcctaGGAAACACATGAGGTTATGATTTTAACCACCATACTCTTACTGGTAATAATTCACCACCGAGAAACCGGAGAGAACCTACAACCAGAAAGCACCTACATCGAATTTTGGAAGCAATAAAGATTACATTATGTATCAGAAATAATCGTTAATACATGTAACAATGAATTATTTGTTTCGAGTGCAAGGTTTATTTATCATGATTCACAGTatatctaaaataataatttttttgtttagatatatTAAGAGCTCCCTCTGGCAGTTTGATTTAAACCTagaatttgtaatttgtatacTTCTGATTTCAAATTCATCCCTAAAAcggtaaaaatatatatttcaaccCGAatgttcaaaataaaattatatatgtatatatattcccAACCCTACATGCACTTAGATATTAttgaacaaataaattaaatagagtaaacaaaagtTAATTACTGCGCGTCGGAGAGAAGCCTTGGCGTCCAAGTCTTACCACCGAAAATATGTCGACTTCCCATTTGCTTTAACTTAATttgataatattataaatatactaACATTTTACTGACTCGAATACAATAATAGTGATTCCAGTAAATTATTAACTAATAAAGAATGgcaatgcttttttttttttaagaatgaCAATATTTCATAAGATTGGCAAGATgcaattgttttttctatcGTGTGAATCTGAGAATCTCACTCACCGCCCAATCTATAACCCTGTTCAAGTTTAACTATTTCTAGTAGCACGTTAGAAAAGAGCTAAATATAGAAGACTTTATCGATGGGTTTTATCTTCAACAATATCTACGTAGGAATATATTTCCTGTAAAAGCATTTAGTCACGTTCCTTattattaatatctttttaatttcagTGACCTAAATATTAGATTGTGGGCTTGACAATATCCCTAATACTAAATAGTAGTGTTTTCTctacatatattttgtattttcattttaacgaaaaaagaaatttcatCAAAAGACTATAGCTTTTTCTTACATAAAGCATAACTTTATCTTGTACATTATAATCGTGAAATTGTTGAAACATTTCGAGTCAAGaattaattaagtaaaacTACGACCCGtgattcttttcttcctttgtcGACAATCCATACGCGTGAATACGTGATTAGTCAAATGtaaaatgcaaaaagaaaaaacataaaacaggACCATACCAATACCATATTCTCACTATACCAACTTCGATTTCATAAAcccaaataagaaaataaaaacaaaaactccaCGCTGTATTTCCATGTGTGCGAGATACAAGAATAGACTCGAcatgcaaaataaaaataaatatgaccaaataatcatataatatcttagaataaataaattaaaaaatcatagtAACCATTTTATAAATTTCGTAACCTTTTCTCCGTCATCCCCCACATACCACTCCCTATAAATGCCAAGCAAAATAGCTTTCCTCGATAGTTCCTAAATCATAACTACAAaaacttttccttcttcttcctcaacctTTGCTTCAATCTTCAacaactttctttttataaagattttgcAAGTTAAGTGTAAAcctacaaaaaccaaacatggTGGTTTTGCCACAGCCAGTCACTTTAGATAACCACATCTCCCTAATCCCCACATACAAACCGGTTCCGGTTCTCACTTCCCATTCAATCCCCGTCGTCAACCTAGCCGATCCGGAAGCGAAAACCCGAATCGTAAAAGCCTGCGAGGAGTTCGGGTTCTTCAAGGTCGTAAACCACGGAGTCCGACCCGAACTCATGACTCGGTTAGAGCAGGAGGCTATTGGCTTCTTCGGCTTGCCTCAGTCTCTTAAAAACCGGGCCGGTCCACCTGAACCGTACGGTTATGGTAATAAACGGATTGGACCAAACGGTGACGTTGGTTGGATTGAGTATCTCCTCCTCAATGCTAATCCTCAGCTCTCCTCTCCTAAAACCTCCGCCGTTTTCCGTCAAACCCCTCAAATTTTCCGGTAATCTCAAAAAACAAC
This sequence is a window from Arabidopsis thaliana chromosome 1 sequence. Protein-coding genes within it:
- the GA2OX2 gene encoding gibberellin 2-oxidase (gibberellin 2-oxidase (GA2OX2); CONTAINS InterPro DOMAIN/s: Oxoglutarate/iron-dependent oxygenase (InterPro:IPR005123); BEST Arabidopsis thaliana protein match is: gibberellin 2-oxidase 3 (TAIR:AT2G34555.1); Has 35333 Blast hits to 34131 proteins in 2444 species: Archae - 798; Bacteria - 22429; Metazoa - 974; Fungi - 991; Plants - 531; Viruses - 0; Other Eukaryotes - 9610 (source: NCBI BLink).) is translated as MVVLPQPVTLDNHISLIPTYKPVPVLTSHSIPVVNLADPEAKTRIVKACEEFGFFKVVNHGVRPELMTRLEQEAIGFFGLPQSLKNRAGPPEPYGYGNKRIGPNGDVGWIEYLLLNANPQLSSPKTSAVFRQTPQIFRESVEEYMKEIKEVSYKVLEMVAEELGIEPRDTLSKMLRDEKSDSCLRLNHYPAAEEEAEKMVKVGFGEHTDPQIISVLRSNNTAGLQICVKDGSWVAVPPDHSSFFINVGDALQVPFPLFFLFFYIYLKI